Below is a window of Quercus robur chromosome 6, dhQueRobu3.1, whole genome shotgun sequence DNA.
CCAAATAATGAGATCACTAGAacgaaaaaaataaatgtagtttgggaaaaaataaaTCCATATTATTAGCATACTTTCTGGAGTACTAAAATAATGAGATCACTAGTACActaaggctgcgtttgttttggCTGAAAACGATTTCAGGAAATCCTTTTACACCAGCATGTGTGTTTGGTAGGTACAAAAAATTGGGTCAAACGGAAATCTAATTACGCGTTGACTGTAAAATAAGGCCTCTCACCCGTAAAAccattttaggttttattttaccttcaaatgaaTTACACCTCTCACACACTCTCTCAAAGCTTCTCACACGGACTCCTCATTGGTACTCTCCAAGCTCAGTTGTGGCCAAGCTTAGTTGTGGCCAAGCTCCACCATCTCCCTCACGCCAGACGCAACTCATCCTCTCCCTCACGCTAGTCCGAGCTCCACCACCCAGATCATGCACCCACCCCTCCGTCATCACCGATCCGCAAACACCCAAGACCCATCGCTCCGATCTCCAACGCACTGGCAGATCTGGCAGCCACCAATGATCGCCGATCTGGCCACCACCGACCACCAACCCACTCCtcacaaaaaaatacaagagaaactaaaaaaaaaaattaattaattctagataatatttatttggGAGAAATTACTCAACACTTTGGATTATGGCGTGACCCTCActctttttaagaaaattcaagttctCGGTTGGTTAAGCTTCATAACAAGTATAGACTTTCTCTACATTGTCTCTCCCAAAATACAACAATCCAACAAATATCGTATGACTAATCTATTAACGCATTActtgttgatacccattttgtTATCTTATTAGCACAAACACACCAAATAATGAGATCACTAgaacgaaaaataaataaaacccatattcatatatataatatcaaatCTTATTCAttacaatatatacatatttcagGAGTACTCTTGATGACCACAAGAGAaactagaaaatgaaaatatagtttGGGAAGTGGtacatattcatttatttatttgatagggcatattcatttatttaagcaaaacaaacaggcatttatttttaatgtaatttacCTTTACCTAaggcatttatttttttaatggttgaaCGAATATCTTGGCCGGCAGGAGTTTTAACTCCGCTGCCGCAAATATTTGAGCAGGCAATTTCACAATCCGTTTTAGTTGCCAAAGGATTCTGTTGCAAGCACTGAGGATTGCATGCCTGGTAGCAACTCTCTGCTAATGCCATCACAACCAGCGTGGAGGAGACGATAAGGAACATGGAAATGGCTTTCTTGGTGTCCATATCTTATATTGGTATCTTtttcaagaagaaaatgttattggaaagaatgaagaaatttaTGGTGCCTTTGGATAATATATGAAGGGCATACAGTAAATTGCAGCAGTTAAGCAACagagaaatatataaagttGCTCCTTATGCGTTGAGGAGGTTGAAACAATGCGTGTTGGACAATTAAGACTCTAAATAAAGATCATCTGGAGTATGTGGTAAAATAAAAGGATTTTGAATTGGTCATGAATGTGATTTAGCTAGTTATAACTGATGTTTTCTAAATACAGTTTTCAAAAAAGTTATCTTCATTGTTCATGATAAGATTTTGACAATGGctgagagaaacagagagaaacAGTGGGCACATATTTGTTCAAACATTTCTATCTAAATTAAGGAGTTTATCTTCATCACAAAAAATATTCTCATactttaaatttgaaacttatcattatataaaaaataaaaataaaaaggtacaAGAGCTTTACCTTatcattatcccaaaaaaaaaaaaaaaaaaaaagtattccaCATATTCTACATGTTtcttgtagggacacgattatttaacggcccaagaatgacgttgggctcgtacaaaaaagatccctcacaatatgatttgtagagagtgggcttaaaaggcctGCCTTTGATCACTGGGCGATGGTCTGGTCCTGATTTTTAGGGGGACTCATGTAAAAAAGAGGTTCAGCCTGgacatccaagccctacaacttCGTAGcctgagggattggactcctcggaattggtccgaggagcattaaggtcttcccccggttacccggcggtgggttttttgtggtgtgcaTACATCATTAAGGTATTTTCACCCCTGGAGtatttctcctggaggtgggatgggaggctCTCTTTTTGGCCCTCCTTTCCTGATTActctaccttttcttttatactagcctacgttcgctgtccttcgtccacgtgtagggtcaacctttccaagactgatatttgtcccgtcagtctaatcccagaatcgtTGGGGGCGGTTGATAAAGCCGAAAAAtctggttctgttaggtgcagagtcttatctgggaagggtagtaagggcagctttcccgagatattttagaccttctttcaagtttgtccctataccttttttacccctcttctcaatGAAAccttgggtctgccgaggactgaactgtcctcggctgcatctccgggccattttgtgctttatatttttgagcttgggccatagccttcttcggcttgggcctttggactccccatgaacaagtgggcctggcccataaattatcgGGCCCCACATTTctttttgtaaatgttttttttttttaatctcaaaaatagaaatgatctcctaaatatttttttatttatataatattttgaaaattgttctttaAGTAGGAGTCAAACacgtataatataaaaattatcatctgaaaactagtttcaatttcaattttctgaaaattgttttcatactgttttgaaaacaaaaacaaaaatcctccaCCCAAACAGACTTTAAAGGTTTAAAATCTtttgatggatttgtcaaatctaaattcttgacattttttttttttttttgagaagcagaTCCTTGacttttttaaaacatataaacaaagcatttaaattttaatcacccaaatccaaatctacATACCCAAATTCTATCATCTAAACGCACCATTAGGAGATTTTAATTGCATTTAACTTGCTGTTGATTCTGTTTTGACTTCCTTTGATCTTTGCCTGATCTTTGTTGCTATTCTGAGATTAATAAACAGAGTTGtggaaaatgattttgaaaCAGTCAAAATTTGATGGAAATTAGTAGCCTAAAAATCTAGAAATCATCAATACTTCCTTATATAATCTTGGAGGATAAACATTGACATCATAgataatttacaaaataatttggaCAAATACAGTGAGTCTTTCTGTATCATGTTTCTTTATCTTAATTTAATATGAAACTACTTAGGAACCTAATCATTCTTATATGAAGGTAATTAAGTCTAAAAATAAAGGGGCTAAAAACTGATGTACACAACATGTATGTCCAAAGttggtttaaaattttgaattaaaattgtACATACAATGTAAATAGATAAACCCCCAATATTGGTCTCGCCAACTCATTTGGGAGGGAGATCCGACTGCACCCAAATTGTTTTCTAGCAAAGAGGTCTTTTTCACAGTTACCATTTGTTGAATTACCATTGGATATTCATGAGTAGTGCCTCACATTAAATAATAATCATAAGAATTAGTGATTAATACATAACATAGTTGGACCCAAAATTATTGGCTTACACTTTTGGGTTAAGTGATGCCTATATTACTTAATTGTCACTTCcttctaaataaaattttaaaaaataatcatttggAGCGTTCCCAATACGTCATCTCCCCAACTTGCAGTATTCGAGCCTAAAATGGTGTGTGGGTGACAAGGTTTTCAAGGTTTCTTTTCCAATTGGAACAAGAATGAATGCGTATACTTGGAGTCTACACAAGTATGCATAGTATTATTATATAAGCTCATAATGCCTACACAAAGACGATCTTGGAAAAAGGCTCAATAAAGGAGCATAAAAAAGAACGGTATATGGATTTCATAGACTTGGTAGTGTGAGATTCCCATGTATAGATTGACACATGATTCTTATGGATAAGATAGGCCCATGGATGACACATTGATGAAGGAAAAAAcctataaaacaaagaaaaactagtaGGACTTGTTCATAGCTCACAAAGTAGTCTTTAAGCCGCAAAGAGGCAATAACTCACACGTGAATAGGAGATTATTGGGTATACATCTGTGAATAAAGTCACATGTTAAATAATAATGGCAAGAATGAATAGTCAATATAAAACATAATTAGGCCTAAATTCATTAACTTGACCATTTGGGTCAAGTGGTACGTTCCTATATGTTATTAACTACTCAATTGGAGTCTCCCCAATGTATTATCTCTTTAATACCATTTGTGGATTCTAATTCGCTTAATTCATAAAATTTCTTATTGTTGAATAAGATACCAAAATTTGATTCCAATCTCTACCAAAACCAACTGGCGTATCAACTTGAtgataaaggaaaaaattattatcatgtatggtatcaattaaaaaaaaacaacaacaacagctgCTAATCACATAACTAGGACTTAGTGACCCTAGTAACATTTTCTTCAGTAAAACCAAACTTCTTAAACGTATCCAAATAAGCCCCACTAGCTCCAAAATCCTCCACTCCAATCACCCAACCTTGTCCTCCCACGTACTCCCTCCAGCCCATTGGTGAGCCAGCCTCAACACTAACTCGCTTTGAAACTCTTGGGGGCAAGACATACTCCTTGTACTCCTTTGCCTGTTGATCAAAGAGCCGCCAACACACTAGTGAAACCACCCTCACTCTCCTCCCTTCTTTCCTTAACATCTTGGCACTCCCTTCACAAAGGCATAGCTCGGATCCAGTACCAATCAACATTATTTCTGGCAAATCATTCCCAGAATTATCACTCACTATGTACCCACCTCTTTCAACTCCACTTGCTGATGTTCCTTCCAAGTGTGCTGCTACTTTTTGCCTTGATAGTGCAATAAGACTAGGAACATCCCGGTTTGCAACAGCCATTTTGTAAGCTCCAGCAGTCTCGTTGCCATCAGCAGGCCTGAAAACTAGAAGCCGTGGCACAGCTCGAAGGCCAGCAAGTTGTTCCACTGGCTGGTGAGTTGGGCCATCTTCCCCAAGACCAATTGAGTCATGTGTCATGATATAGATGACTCCGGATTTGCTTAAAGCAGAGAGTCGGATTGAATTCTTCATGTAGTCAGAAAATATAAGGAAAGTGGCTGCAAATGGTATGAGACCACTTCCATGCAATGCCAGACCATTAGAAATTCCGGCCATTGAGTGCTCACGAACTCCATACCTGCTGTTGCGGCCCCATGGGGAGTTGGGCTGGCTGAAGTCTTTGAAATCGTGGAGATAAGCTTTGTTAGATGTTGCAAGGTCTGCACTTCCACCGATTAGTCCTGGAAGCACCTTGGCAAGCTGGTTTAAGCACTTCTCTGAGTAGCCACGAGTAGCATCTACTGGTTCTGATGCAGACCATTTCTGTGAGACCATAACAATTACAGACTTGTAAACTCACACAATTATGTTGTAATAAATCTTTTTGAGGTGGAACATACTAAAAGAAGCAGGAACATTCTAGAAATAGTTAACTTAAtatcaatttaattattaatctAACACTTCCTCTCGCACACTCTCCCCTCAATAAGTGGAGCCAATATGTGGAATTTTTAAATGGAGTATAGAATAGAGATAGTATTTGAATTTAGGATCACATAATTTGATAGcatgataaattatcaattgtacCAAGAGTTTAAACTTATAGGAAAGTGTGAATTTAATAACttaaccattattttaacaAATGATCAATGTCTAATGTACTCTATCTCAAAGATACCAAGTGATTTCTCTCATTTGAAGTTGTGTGAAAAAACCGGCAATGAGCTTTCCCAGCCAGGAACTAGACCTCCATTGAGGAGAATTTTAAATTCTACAGACTCTTCTGGATATTTACTTTGGTAGTAGTTAAGCTTAGAGTACCACTCCTCCTCCAGTCTTTCTCCATGGTCTGTTTGAATTTGCAACTCCCTGCAACAAAGTAATAAGGAAAATTATATCATAGATTTCTTCCCCTTCTGGTAGAAATTAAATTGCTCTAAAGCATTATGTATAAGTTCAATAACCCAAACCTATACACCATAGGAAGGACATGGAATGGCCCACGATCACTCCAATTaactttttgtttcatttttttcatatcatCTTCGTCGAAGGTACCATGATGAGCTTTCGATGTTCCTTCCTTCCCGGACAATTTTCCTATTAGTGTCTTCACCtggagagaggaaaaaagaaaaggagaataaaTTATCAAACGAGTTGAATAGAAAAAATTAGCATTAAGGGGTTCAATTTCAAAGCATGCTACGATAATCTGTTActacttaaatatatatagtttgttcAATCCACAAAATATTGCAAAACTTTATCCATTTAGTgagtaaatttaaaattatgagaATAATCAGTAAGTTTATGATGCCAAgatgaagtaaaaaaattcttctcTACTAGATTACAGACCCTGATGAAAGTCGGTTTCTCATTTTCACTGAAAGCAGAACAGAGGGCATCCTTGAATGAATTCATATTACTGTGTATGTTCTCCACAGTGATTGTATTCCAACCAAGAGCCTTGAATCGAGTAGATATATCTTCAGACAATGCTAAGGTTGTCGGTCCATCAATGGTATTATGATTATCATCATATATTAGTGTAAGCTTATTAAGCTTCCAATGAGCAGCCAAGGATGCAGCTTCATGAGATATGCCTTCCATTGCACAACCATCACCCATGATGCAATATCTGCATTGACAAATCGATAGATTCTCAAAGACAACATATCAtgctatttcaaatttttttgtccGAGTTAAAAGGAACTAGTTTTTATACTTACGTCCGATGGTCAACAAGAATAGCATCAGGTTTGTTGAATCTTGCTGCTAAGTGAGCTTCTGCTAAGGCTAGACCGACAGCATTAGCTACACCTTGTCCAAGGGGGCCTATTATCAAGAACAGTTATTAGTTAAACAACTAAACAAGTATATCACTTAAATCCTAACtccaataataaaataacattaattgCGTATTAAAATCTGCAATTATATTATGGTTATGCCTTTTTCAACCTGTAGCCTAAATAATTTATGCGATACCTAGTGGTAAGAATTGAGATAAATGAATTTTGGAGACATTACCGGTTAAAGTAAACATTTTCTTAGCTAATCATGAATACAAGACAACTGATTGGAAAGgattttctaattatttgtgGAATCAGCAATATTTCACCTGAATCTACTTTTAGTACTTCATGCTAATAGTGTTAATACCATCTATGGGTATATTTCTTCTACACATATGTATGGTTTGTCACTTCTATAAAATTGACATTGTTCCAATCACAGTTTATCATCTtaacaaattgtaaaaaatattgtgcaaTTTTTCACCTTATATGGCAAGAATTTACCCGTTGTCACTTCAATGCCATCTGTCACCACATTCTCAGGGTGACCTGGGGTCCGACTCCCAAGCTTACACAAGCGTTGTTGATCTTGCAACTGGGAGGAAAAGTTCCTCCTTTAGTTAGCTTGATGAGAATAGAgtgaaaattttgcaatatgCATAGGATTTGAAATAGATCATCCAAGTTTTTTAGAAAGTCTAGAAAACTACTCCCACAATTTGAAATATGCATATACCTGAACTGATTGAAAACCAGCGATGTGAAGGCAAACATACTGAAGCAAGCAACCATGGCCAGCACTCAAAACAAACCTGTCCCTATTAAACCATTTGGGGTTTCTGGGATTGTACCTCATGACATGCCTATATAGCACATAACCCACTTCAGCCATTCCAAGCGCCATACCAGGGTGGCCAGCCTTGGCATGTTGCACCGAATCAACAATAAGCATTCTCACATTGTCCACGCATCGCTTATCAACCAATTCCTGAAATGATTCGTCGTCTAGCTCTGTGTcattgttttggtttgataGTTTGGATGGGAAAGCTTGTTTGAGCTCTTCAAGGCAAGAAAGTTTGTGGGATTTTGTTATGCTAGAATGGTTGGATTTGAGGCAACTATatggtttgaagtttgaactgaGTTGGGAGTGTattgattttgttgttattattacttTGGGTTGTAAATTTGAAGGAAAGGAGAGGGAGAGATGGGTGCAAGAGAAGTGAAGAGAGAGTCATGGAGGAGAATTGGCtagtttctctttgtttttgtgcctgttagagagagagagagagagagagaggtgaagcTTGTTGGAGATGAGAAAGCTAACTAAGATACATGCATGTGGCGAATGTTAGGGTCAAAGGTGCGATATTGTGTCTGAACTCTGAAGCTGAGTTGGGCGTCGCATTGGTCTACACGTGCTGTGCATGCCAAATAGAAAGATGTTGAGTTGGCTCTACTTCAACCAAAATCCTAAAATAGAGGAAGTCATAATCCACGAGAATTCACTTTTCCACTTATCTTGAGCAGAGGAAGTGCAGGGATATAAATTTTATGTCATAGCTTTTGGTTctatattgaaagttcaaaaacgtgtacaaaacacctttgaacgtttagacccctaaattacaacttaaccaatacaagcaatatgacaaacaactagtgtgcggaaacttaacacatgctataatacgaaattggttaaagactatctaagccataacaaaataaaaccacagcagataataaaaaggcaaagatagagaggaaggaagatgcaaacacaaagacaacacgcgatgtgttatcgaagaggaaaccgaagtcctcggcgaaaaacctctccgccgccctccaagcggtaaacaatccactagaaaatacagttgggatacaaggacagcaatagaccctccaagcctaatctacccagtgcacctaagccctccaagcttcttgcttcaacgaggttgcgccgaacctttttcttttctagcttcccgaattccgctactagaccgtagcatcaaccaatgaagattggttccttcctaactgcttcccagaaatccaaacaactgtctcacagtgatgatgatggtgagaaccaggtttagtataatgcctctcaaggatttgacaatggagaggaagagagtagaggaatttgaagagactctaaggtatagattgtgggtgaaacaatcttgtttttctttagggtttctctctcaaaattctctctggaagctctctttcaatcgtgggtgaaaggggtatttatactggagtgggagaggaatgtgaaacgtcaggttttacaaaacaggggtggctcgcggcttgacctcgcggcttgactaagtcgcgagatccagtcgcgagttaaccgtatggccaattgtcctgttttgtcctgtagtgctccagctagcatgactgttcatcttccagcatgcttggcacgtgtgctgcttctggcggcttgcagccgcgagtcacccgcgagtcccagccgcgagtctctgttttcttgcacactcttgagcaatcttcactctatctcactcactacccttacaacaaacccacctaaatacagggttactaaatgctgaattacaagcaaatttggcacggaataaagccaattagatggttgaataaattcaaccttacatatatGAAAATGATTCTTAACCATTTAAGCTTATTTGAATTACTTATTCACTTTTCCACTTATTTTGAGAAGAGAAAAGTGCAGGGATACAGTGGCAGCGCCACGTACAAAATAAGGAACACcctgaaaaatatttatatttaatccaaaattaggaacacctcCAAtccaaaattaggaacaccctcaatcacaaaattaggaataccctcaaattaaataataataataaattatttgttctactttcaagccaaaaaaaaaaaaaaaaaacccaaaaaaaaaaattttgaactaaaatttgaaaaaaaaaaaaaaaaaaattggtaacaGAGCCAAGCCC
It encodes the following:
- the LOC126688814 gene encoding transketolase, chloroplastic-like isoform X2, which gives rise to MLIVDSVQHAKAGHPGMALGMAEVGYVLYRHVMRYNPRNPKWFNRDRFVLSAGHGCLLQYVCLHIAGFQSVQLQDQQRLCKLGSRTPGHPENVVTDGIEVTTGPLGQGVANAVGLALAEAHLAARFNKPDAILVDHRTYCIMGDGCAMEGISHEAASLAAHWKLNKLTLIYDDNHNTIDGPTTLALSEDISTRFKALGWNTITVENIHSNMNSFKDALCSAFSENEKPTFIRVKTLIGKLSGKEGTSKAHHGTFDEDDMKKMKQKVNWSDRGPFHVLPMVYRELQIQTDHGERLEEEWYSKLNYYQSKYPEESVEFKILLNGGLVPGWESSLPVFSHNFK
- the LOC126688814 gene encoding transketolase, chloroplastic-like isoform X1 yields the protein MSFLWCIGSCKFKQTMEKDWRRSGTLSLTTTKKWSASEPVDATRGYSEKCLNQLAKVLPGLIGGSADLATSNKAYLHDFKDFSQPNSPWGRNSRYGVREHSMAGISNGLALHGSGLIPFAATFLIFSDYMKNSIRLSALSKSGVIYIMTHDSIGLGEDGPTHQPVEQLAGLRAVPRLLVFRPADGNETAGAYKMAVANRDVPSLIALSRQKVAAHLEGTSASGVERGGYIVSDNSGNDLPEIMLIGTGSELCLCEGSAKMLRKEGRRVRVVSLVCWRLFDQQAKEYKEYVLPPRVSKRVSVEAGSPMGWREYVGGQGWVIGVEDFGASGAYLDTFKKFGFTEENVTRVTKS